In a genomic window of Cytobacillus sp. FSL H8-0458:
- a CDS encoding N-acetyltransferase, with protein sequence MNYKVEKLKVNYKTLEEFKKFKEYGLQELSMLEDLEANIIENDSESPFYGIYFGDKLVARMSLYQIEARFDRYFEPAQDYLELWKLEVLPDYQNKGYGQSLVEFAKGFGLPIKTNPRVKSKAFWEKMGFEPVHYDMERDLGENPLAWFPAGVKEQTH encoded by the coding sequence ATGAACTATAAGGTTGAAAAATTAAAGGTAAATTATAAAACTCTGGAAGAGTTTAAGAAATTTAAAGAGTATGGATTACAGGAGCTTTCCATGCTTGAAGACCTTGAAGCTAATATTATCGAAAACGACAGTGAGTCTCCATTTTATGGTATTTATTTTGGAGATAAACTTGTTGCACGCATGAGCCTTTACCAGATTGAAGCAAGATTCGACCGCTATTTCGAACCTGCACAGGATTATTTAGAGCTATGGAAGCTTGAAGTTTTACCTGACTATCAAAACAAAGGCTATGGGCAATCACTTGTAGAATTTGCAAAAGGATTTGGACTTCCTATTAAAACAAATCCGCGTGTGAAATCAAAGGCCTTCTGGGAGAAGATGGGATTTGAACCCGTTCATTATGATATGGAACGCGACCTGGGAGAGAATCCGCTTGCCTGGTTCCCGGCTGGTGTTAAAGAACAAACTCATTAA
- a CDS encoding RsfA family transcriptional regulator yields the protein MSSTRQDAWSQDEDLLLAEVVLRHIREGGTQLQAFEEVGKQLSRTAAACGFRWNSYVRKQYKSGIELAKKQRKEMKKNPQAAGREQDLRAVPEEKAEKSENTVQAINRTIEFDELVGFLKALYENAQKPAPAEDPGDKKRIQELEKQMYYLAAENEKLTKELNTLEQDYKALVEIMESARKLVGLKDGSRHKNLNFTVNPEIKPEKVEK from the coding sequence ATGTCTTCAACCCGTCAGGATGCTTGGTCTCAAGATGAAGATTTACTGCTTGCAGAAGTTGTGCTCCGTCATATACGTGAAGGAGGAACTCAGCTTCAGGCATTTGAAGAAGTTGGCAAACAGTTAAGCAGAACCGCGGCTGCCTGCGGATTTCGCTGGAATTCTTATGTAAGAAAACAATATAAATCAGGTATTGAATTGGCAAAAAAGCAGAGAAAAGAAATGAAGAAAAACCCGCAGGCTGCTGGAAGGGAACAAGATCTTCGTGCAGTTCCTGAGGAAAAGGCTGAAAAAAGCGAAAACACAGTTCAGGCAATTAATAGGACAATCGAGTTTGATGAATTAGTCGGCTTTCTGAAAGCCTTATATGAGAATGCTCAGAAACCTGCACCTGCAGAAGATCCAGGTGATAAGAAACGAATTCAGGAGCTGGAGAAGCAAATGTACTACCTGGCAGCGGAAAATGAGAAATTAACTAAAGAATTAAATACGCTGGAACAGGATTACAAAGCATTGGTAGAGATTATGGAAAGTGCCAGAAAGCTTGTTGGGCTCAAGGACGGCAGCCGCCATAAAAACCTGAATTTTACTGTAAATCCCGAAATAAAGCCTGAAAAGGTTGAGAAATAG
- a CDS encoding enoyl-CoA hydratase/isomerase family protein, with translation MKPYIFEEYENGLLIFRINRPEKRNAINYEVMDGLETAIHMAGKKSVKALAITGEGDQAFCSGGDLSSFHNLKTESKAFGMLSRMAALLKKLLFLRKPTIAILNGTAVGGGCELAAACDYRIAKAGIKAGFIQGTLAITTGWGGGSIIMEKMLPANAMRMLMEAKLYTEEELKELGFIHSVFQGDSADGCLSFLERMLRLESEVLEAYKDLLVNKWAKAGLEERIDQEVRCCSVLWEGEAHHAKVDSFLNKP, from the coding sequence ATGAAACCTTACATATTTGAAGAATATGAGAATGGCCTGTTAATTTTCAGGATTAACAGACCTGAAAAAAGAAATGCCATAAACTATGAGGTTATGGATGGTCTGGAGACCGCAATTCATATGGCTGGTAAGAAATCAGTTAAGGCGCTTGCGATTACCGGTGAGGGAGACCAGGCTTTTTGCTCAGGAGGGGATCTATCTTCCTTTCACAATTTAAAGACAGAAAGTAAGGCCTTTGGAATGCTAAGCAGAATGGCTGCTCTTTTAAAAAAATTACTATTCTTGCGAAAACCAACTATTGCCATATTGAATGGAACAGCTGTCGGCGGAGGCTGTGAGCTCGCTGCTGCATGTGATTACCGGATTGCCAAAGCAGGAATAAAAGCCGGTTTCATTCAAGGAACTTTAGCTATAACAACCGGCTGGGGCGGCGGTTCCATCATTATGGAAAAGATGCTTCCTGCCAATGCCATGAGAATGCTAATGGAAGCAAAATTATATACTGAAGAAGAATTAAAAGAATTAGGTTTCATACATTCAGTCTTTCAGGGGGATTCAGCCGATGGGTGTCTGAGTTTTCTGGAAAGAATGCTTAGGCTTGAGAGTGAGGTTTTGGAAGCTTATAAAGATCTTCTTGTAAATAAGTGGGCGAAAGCTGGCTTAGAAGAGAGAATTGACCAAGAAGTGCGCTGCTGTTCGGTTTTATGGGAGGGAGAAGCACACCATGCCAAAGTTGACAGTTTCCTGAATAAGCCATAA
- the rpmF gene encoding 50S ribosomal protein L32 has product MAVPFRRTSKTAKRKRRTHFKLQVPGMVECPNCGEMKLAHRVCKACGTYKGKEVVND; this is encoded by the coding sequence ATGGCTGTACCTTTTAGAAGAACATCTAAAACTGCGAAGAGAAAACGTCGTACCCATTTTAAATTACAGGTTCCTGGTATGGTGGAATGCCCAAACTGTGGTGAAATGAAACTTGCTCACCGCGTTTGCAAAGCTTGCGGAACTTACAAAGGAAAAGAAGTAGTTAACGACTAA
- a CDS encoding YceD family protein: MKWTLSQLQKYRSKDFPIDETVNADEVMKLNPEIRGASPMHVTGRADIDSAKVTFHLTIKGHLILPCSRTLVDVNYPINVETNETFLLKGPDYETEEEVHQVKGDVIDLNPILHEILLLEVPMQVFCEDSSEEGAPQSGKDWEVIHEQDKQDKVDPRLAGLAQFFDQNDPSSDS, encoded by the coding sequence ATGAAATGGACTTTAAGTCAGTTACAAAAATATCGAAGCAAGGACTTTCCCATTGATGAAACTGTCAATGCTGATGAGGTCATGAAATTGAATCCGGAAATACGCGGTGCATCACCAATGCATGTGACTGGCCGTGCGGATATCGATTCTGCCAAAGTGACTTTTCATTTAACTATAAAGGGTCATTTAATACTGCCTTGTTCTCGTACTTTAGTTGACGTAAATTATCCAATTAATGTTGAAACAAACGAAACTTTCCTTTTAAAAGGTCCTGATTATGAGACTGAAGAGGAAGTTCACCAGGTAAAAGGGGATGTGATTGATTTAAATCCGATCCTTCATGAGATCCTTTTACTCGAAGTCCCAATGCAAGTTTTCTGCGAAGACAGCAGTGAAGAGGGAGCTCCGCAATCCGGTAAGGATTGGGAGGTCATTCATGAGCAGGATAAACAGGATAAAGTAGATCCTCGTCTTGCCGGACTTGCTCAATTTTTTGATCAGAATGATCCTTCTTCCGATTCATAA
- a CDS encoding nucleotidyltransferase: MNATGVIVEYNPFHNGHAFHLEQAKYISGAETIIAVMSGNFLQRGEPALVSKWKRAEMALKAGADIVFELPYQFAVQQADIFASGAVSILEAAGCSSLCFGSESGNMESFHQTLSFLGKHHAAYQERVRVHLDAGVSYPKATSMAFLDLNPEDELVDLSKPNNILGFQYLKSARRINSSMQLFTVARKSAGYHDEQFSSESIASATSIRKALFTGNGEIEAIRQYVPETTYQGLLQYKKEFGAFHQWEQYWPFLKFRLVHLQPEKLRCIYEMEEGLEHRFLSAAIQAESFQHFMEKIKTKRYTWTRLQRACVHILTNTEKTEMPNKPLKAEYLRLLGMSKNGRKYLNLHKSDLKLPLISRISSQAAQQLHLDIKASRVYVMGMQAAEDRSLMQQEFNQPPIMVD; encoded by the coding sequence ATGAATGCAACAGGTGTAATTGTAGAATATAATCCTTTTCATAATGGCCATGCCTTCCATTTGGAGCAGGCCAAATATATTTCAGGTGCAGAAACCATTATTGCGGTCATGAGCGGCAACTTTCTGCAGAGAGGAGAACCTGCGTTAGTTTCAAAATGGAAACGAGCAGAAATGGCACTAAAGGCGGGTGCAGATATTGTATTTGAACTTCCCTACCAGTTTGCTGTTCAGCAGGCAGATATTTTCGCAAGCGGAGCAGTGTCCATTCTCGAAGCAGCCGGCTGCAGCAGCTTATGCTTCGGGAGTGAATCTGGCAATATGGAAAGCTTTCACCAAACGCTGTCATTTCTCGGAAAACATCATGCTGCCTACCAGGAAAGGGTCAGAGTACACCTGGATGCGGGGGTCAGTTATCCAAAAGCAACATCAATGGCATTCCTTGATTTGAACCCTGAAGATGAATTGGTTGACCTTTCAAAACCGAATAACATTCTTGGCTTTCAATATTTAAAGTCAGCCCGCAGGATAAATTCATCTATGCAGCTTTTTACAGTTGCAAGAAAAAGCGCAGGATATCATGACGAACAATTTTCTTCTGAATCTATAGCAAGTGCGACAAGCATAAGAAAAGCACTTTTTACCGGGAATGGAGAGATTGAAGCCATTCGCCAATATGTTCCGGAAACTACATATCAGGGTTTACTTCAATACAAAAAAGAGTTTGGTGCATTTCATCAATGGGAACAATACTGGCCTTTTTTAAAATTCCGCCTGGTTCATCTTCAGCCGGAAAAGTTAAGATGCATTTATGAAATGGAAGAAGGCCTGGAGCATAGATTTTTATCAGCAGCAATTCAGGCAGAAAGCTTTCAGCATTTCATGGAAAAGATTAAAACAAAGAGGTACACATGGACAAGACTTCAGCGGGCTTGTGTACATATCCTTACAAATACAGAAAAAACAGAGATGCCCAATAAACCATTAAAAGCGGAATATCTTCGTCTTTTGGGGATGTCCAAGAATGGAAGGAAGTATTTAAACCTGCATAAGTCTGACTTAAAACTTCCGCTGATATCAAGAATTTCATCACAGGCTGCACAACAGCTGCATTTGGATATTAAAGCCTCCCGGGTATATGTAATGGGCATGCAGGCTGCTGAGGACCGAAGTCTCATGCAGCAGGAATTTAACCAGCCTCCTATTATGGTTGACTAA
- a CDS encoding SepM family pheromone-processing serine protease: MRSKFYTRSFLILAVILVASSFYYLPYYVSKPGMAKELEPIIEVENGYEEQGSFMLTTVRMGRANIYAYMAAKFSKYQELYPEEEIRAENETDEEYNVRQLHMMATSKLAAIETAYKKAGLPIHYHYNGVYVLNVLPDMPADGKLQAGDRIFKVDGREFKSSDEFISTVSKKPEGSEIKLTFERQDKTMETSIPLKTLAETGKPGVGITLVDDKEIEVDPAVNIDSEEIGGPSAGLMFSLEIYNQLIKEDLTGGYKIAGTGTINSEGTVGRIGGIEQKVVAADKAGADIFLAPNENGAEDSNYKAAAATARNIKTDMKIVPVDTFDDAVEYLRNLD, encoded by the coding sequence ATGAGAAGCAAATTTTATACCCGTTCCTTCTTGATTTTGGCAGTTATCCTTGTGGCCAGTTCGTTTTATTATCTGCCTTATTATGTATCAAAGCCGGGTATGGCAAAAGAACTCGAGCCGATTATTGAGGTGGAAAACGGCTATGAAGAACAAGGAAGCTTCATGCTGACGACCGTAAGAATGGGCCGGGCGAATATATATGCCTATATGGCTGCTAAATTCAGCAAGTATCAGGAACTGTATCCTGAGGAAGAAATACGGGCAGAAAATGAAACAGATGAAGAGTATAATGTACGGCAGCTTCATATGATGGCAACTTCCAAACTGGCTGCTATTGAAACGGCCTATAAAAAAGCCGGACTGCCCATTCATTATCATTATAATGGCGTATATGTCCTTAATGTGCTTCCTGATATGCCCGCTGACGGCAAGCTCCAGGCGGGTGACCGCATCTTTAAAGTAGACGGCCGGGAGTTCAAATCCTCTGATGAATTTATCAGCACAGTCTCCAAAAAGCCGGAGGGCAGCGAAATAAAACTAACTTTTGAACGCCAGGATAAAACGATGGAAACATCGATTCCTTTAAAAACACTTGCGGAAACCGGAAAGCCGGGCGTGGGGATCACTCTCGTTGATGACAAAGAAATAGAGGTCGACCCTGCTGTTAATATTGACAGTGAAGAAATTGGCGGCCCTTCTGCCGGACTGATGTTTTCTCTTGAAATTTACAATCAGCTAATAAAAGAAGATTTGACGGGAGGCTATAAAATAGCCGGCACCGGAACAATCAATTCCGAAGGGACAGTCGGGAGAATAGGCGGGATCGAGCAAAAGGTCGTAGCAGCAGACAAAGCGGGAGCAGATATTTTCCTTGCGCCTAATGAAAATGGTGCAGAAGACTCCAATTACAAAGCAGCTGCTGCAACAGCCAGGAATATTAAGACCGATATGAAAATCGTTCCGGTGGATACGTTTGATGATGCTGTGGAATATTTAAGAAACCTGGATTAA
- a CDS encoding patatin-like phospholipase family protein, whose protein sequence is MQRPKIGLALGSGGARGFAHLGAIKVLKEAGIPIDYIAGSSMGAMVGCFYGAGLDVDRLYKLSKAFKRKYYLDFTVPKMGFVTGKRVKELIRIFTHGKSLEELDIPVNVVATDLMTGEKIVFKRGPISDAVRASISIPGIFVPEKLNGRLLVDGGVVDRVPVSVVKEMGADIIIAIDVSHVKTNAEITSIYDVIMQSLDIMQMELVSHREIASDFMIRPRVEMYSSRAFTNIEEIIKIGEEEAKKHIDSINHYITKWKEHPDS, encoded by the coding sequence TTGCAGCGTCCGAAAATAGGTTTGGCACTTGGTTCGGGAGGAGCTCGGGGATTCGCCCACCTGGGTGCGATCAAGGTCTTGAAGGAAGCCGGCATACCGATTGATTATATTGCCGGCAGCAGTATGGGTGCCATGGTAGGCTGCTTTTATGGGGCGGGGCTGGATGTTGATCGTTTATATAAGCTTTCCAAAGCATTTAAAAGGAAATATTATTTAGATTTTACAGTGCCAAAAATGGGTTTTGTGACAGGCAAACGAGTAAAGGAACTGATCCGTATATTTACTCATGGAAAAAGCCTCGAGGAACTCGATATTCCTGTTAATGTAGTGGCCACAGATTTGATGACTGGTGAAAAAATTGTTTTTAAAAGAGGCCCCATTTCTGATGCGGTTAGGGCAAGTATATCCATCCCGGGTATATTTGTGCCGGAAAAATTAAATGGCAGGCTTTTAGTGGACGGAGGAGTAGTGGACAGAGTTCCTGTGTCAGTTGTTAAGGAAATGGGAGCAGATATCATCATCGCTATCGACGTTTCACATGTTAAGACAAATGCGGAAATCACCTCAATCTATGACGTAATCATGCAAAGTCTGGATATCATGCAGATGGAGCTTGTCAGTCACCGGGAAATTGCTTCTGATTTTATGATCAGGCCCAGGGTGGAAATGTATAGCTCCCGCGCCTTTACAAATATTGAAGAAATCATCAAAATAGGCGAAGAGGAAGCAAAAAAGCATATTGACAGTATTAATCATTACATAACTAAATGGAAGGAGCATCCTGATTCATGA
- the ylbJ gene encoding sporulation integral membrane protein YlbJ: MFRSKLKTVTLALSVTLMAISLISFPQESVDASIRGLDMWWEIVFPSLLPFFIVSEMLIGFGVVKFIGVLLEPLMRPLFRVPGVGGFVWAMGMASGYPAGAKLTARLRQEGQLSKTEAERLVSFTNCSNPLFIFGAVSVGFFNNAKLGVILALAHYLGNITVGLLMRFYGKKSKQPAHGARTSKPSLRAALSALHRTRIKDNRPIGKLLGDAVMSSIQTLLMIGGFIILFSVINKLLFHIGITAFLAKGLEAVLSIFSLPTELSIPFISGLFEITLGSQMTSQVQQATLMHQVIIVSFILAFSGFSVQAQVASILAQTDINFKPFFFARIVHGFAAAFYAFILWQPIYERYYNTEQPSNAIPVGFFEKYSFLGKFMDGIVSSGPLITILALSVYTLMLARRLDRK; encoded by the coding sequence GTGTTTCGTTCCAAATTAAAAACGGTTACTCTTGCACTCTCTGTAACCTTAATGGCCATCTCATTAATTTCATTTCCCCAGGAATCTGTTGATGCATCCATCAGGGGATTGGATATGTGGTGGGAAATCGTCTTCCCTTCATTACTTCCCTTCTTCATAGTATCAGAAATGCTGATCGGCTTTGGTGTAGTTAAATTCATTGGAGTACTCCTTGAACCTTTGATGAGGCCTCTTTTCAGAGTACCTGGAGTTGGCGGGTTTGTTTGGGCAATGGGGATGGCTTCAGGCTATCCGGCCGGGGCAAAACTGACAGCAAGATTGCGGCAGGAAGGACAGCTCTCAAAAACAGAAGCAGAGCGCCTGGTTTCCTTTACTAATTGTTCAAATCCTTTGTTTATATTCGGTGCCGTATCGGTTGGTTTTTTTAATAACGCCAAGCTAGGGGTGATATTGGCCCTGGCACATTATCTCGGCAATATTACCGTCGGTTTATTAATGAGGTTCTATGGAAAGAAGTCAAAGCAGCCTGCCCATGGTGCAAGGACGTCAAAGCCATCTTTGCGGGCTGCCTTATCTGCTCTTCATCGGACAAGAATAAAGGATAATCGCCCGATTGGCAAGCTCCTTGGAGATGCAGTCATGTCATCCATCCAAACACTTCTGATGATAGGCGGATTTATCATTTTATTCTCTGTGATTAACAAACTCCTATTTCACATTGGGATCACAGCATTCCTGGCTAAAGGCTTAGAAGCCGTATTGTCAATATTCAGCCTGCCAACTGAATTAAGCATCCCGTTCATTTCAGGCTTGTTTGAAATAACACTTGGCAGCCAGATGACGAGCCAGGTTCAGCAGGCAACATTAATGCACCAGGTCATTATTGTCAGTTTCATACTCGCTTTCAGCGGATTCAGCGTGCAGGCTCAGGTGGCGAGCATCCTGGCACAGACTGATATTAATTTTAAGCCTTTCTTCTTCGCAAGAATTGTTCATGGCTTTGCGGCTGCCTTTTATGCATTCATTCTTTGGCAGCCAATTTATGAACGCTATTACAATACGGAACAGCCATCCAATGCCATTCCGGTCGGATTCTTTGAGAAATACTCGTTTCTCGGTAAATTTATGGATGGAATCGTCTCTTCCGGACCGCTTATAACTATACTTGCACTTTCTGTTTATACTTTAATGCTCGCCAGGCGTTTGGATAGGAAGTAA
- the coaD gene encoding pantetheine-phosphate adenylyltransferase, with product MGGIAVCPGSFDPITYGHLDIIKRAAKVFEQVYVVVLNNSSKKPLFSVEERIKLIEEVTKDLKNVKVDSFQGLLMDYAKSVNANAVIRGLRAVSDFEYEMQITSMNRVLNDEVETFFIMTNNQYSFLSSSIVKEVAKYNGDISELVPDIVEKALKNKFQ from the coding sequence ATGGGAGGCATCGCGGTTTGTCCAGGCAGCTTCGACCCAATTACTTACGGCCATCTGGATATTATTAAGAGAGCGGCAAAGGTATTCGAACAGGTTTATGTAGTTGTATTGAATAATTCTTCAAAAAAACCTCTTTTTAGTGTTGAAGAAAGAATTAAGTTGATAGAAGAAGTTACAAAGGATCTTAAGAATGTTAAAGTCGATTCATTTCAGGGGCTGCTGATGGATTATGCAAAATCGGTAAATGCAAATGCTGTTATTCGAGGCCTTCGTGCAGTGTCTGATTTTGAATATGAAATGCAGATCACATCCATGAACAGAGTCTTAAATGATGAAGTGGAAACCTTTTTTATTATGACTAATAATCAATATTCGTTTTTAAGCTCAAGCATTGTGAAAGAAGTGGCAAAATATAATGGGGACATATCAGAACTAGTCCCTGATATTGTAGAAAAAGCTCTTAAAAACAAGTTTCAATAA
- the rsmD gene encoding 16S rRNA (guanine(966)-N(2))-methyltransferase RsmD: MRVVSGTRKGKILKAVPGSSTRPTTDKVKEAIFNIIGPYFEGGQGLDLFAGSGGLGIEALSRGADKVIFVDRDGKAIQTIHENIRNCDFEEKAEIYRNDADRALKAILKRDLAFDYIFLDPPYRKQQLLKLLKVIDENNLLSDQGTILCEHGSDVELPETVGRLVQQKHENYGIISISIYSWAK, from the coding sequence ATGCGAGTGGTATCAGGAACTAGAAAAGGGAAGATATTAAAAGCTGTTCCGGGCAGCTCAACCCGTCCGACTACTGATAAAGTAAAAGAAGCTATTTTTAATATAATAGGGCCTTATTTTGAAGGTGGCCAAGGGCTTGATCTATTTGCGGGCAGCGGCGGCCTTGGCATTGAAGCTCTGAGCAGAGGAGCGGACAAGGTCATTTTTGTGGATAGGGACGGAAAGGCCATTCAGACCATCCATGAAAATATTCGGAATTGCGATTTTGAAGAAAAGGCGGAAATATATCGAAATGATGCAGATCGTGCACTCAAGGCAATTTTAAAGAGAGATCTGGCTTTTGATTATATATTTCTCGATCCGCCATACCGCAAGCAGCAGCTGCTTAAGCTTCTTAAGGTAATTGATGAGAATAATCTGCTTTCGGATCAGGGAACGATTCTATGTGAACATGGGTCAGATGTGGAGCTCCCTGAAACTGTTGGAAGACTGGTTCAGCAGAAACATGAAAATTACGGGATAATTTCTATCTCTATTTACAGCTGGGCTAAATAA
- a CDS encoding stalk domain-containing protein: MWKASLLIFLILSGIISGMVLWQWQAYSERAIALESSEAITQEITVETHLKELKITQKLYGLVARKEYRLDIPDTLYKWNCKTGTGKACDSADESPYTFFSADDQMIFEYTVPINDKKKALLLTDWFVKIIGIKAESLSISISDSFKREGSWAAGIRLKAQKKLDHIDYYYFEGYGNVPSLYWQEEPLLKTAINNTDVYTAGTRAASLDFKKLNDIGDFPFMSIILTDRYPEYMDENILIASPYIKVDQLEKELIALQFQRKFADGSPDWIVDAFTAGLLDLKPGSAKGSIALKEFKGKLTEDELKNFLINVYQADSLNAGKLDKLLGNAKGLQTQFFTMNIKNEAPLVPLYFQEEKKLWVSGAEKASISLLYRDGKVFLPFTAAMQALGYEVKILSGEETMLVSKGNNSYRFYLNKNVFIYNEEDYGLLINPLTRQNGTVWMEIQWFKALFGVTAEEREGGIHLTP; encoded by the coding sequence ATGTGGAAGGCATCTTTATTAATTTTTTTAATTTTGTCTGGAATTATTTCAGGTATGGTGCTGTGGCAGTGGCAGGCTTATTCTGAGCGTGCGATTGCCTTGGAGAGTTCCGAGGCGATTACACAGGAAATCACAGTCGAAACGCATCTGAAAGAACTAAAAATCACTCAAAAGTTATACGGACTTGTGGCCCGAAAAGAATATAGGCTTGATATCCCCGACACTCTATATAAATGGAATTGCAAAACTGGAACCGGAAAAGCCTGTGATTCAGCAGACGAAAGTCCTTATACATTTTTTTCTGCTGATGATCAGATGATATTTGAGTATACTGTACCGATAAATGATAAGAAAAAAGCATTATTGTTAACTGATTGGTTTGTTAAAATCATCGGAATAAAGGCTGAAAGCTTGTCCATATCAATTTCGGATTCTTTCAAAAGAGAGGGGTCATGGGCTGCGGGAATCAGGTTAAAAGCCCAAAAGAAATTAGATCATATCGATTATTATTATTTCGAGGGCTATGGAAATGTTCCATCACTCTACTGGCAAGAGGAACCTCTTTTGAAGACGGCTATAAATAACACAGATGTATACACAGCAGGTACTCGTGCAGCCAGCTTAGATTTTAAGAAACTGAATGACATCGGGGATTTTCCATTTATGTCGATTATCCTTACCGATCGCTATCCTGAATATATGGATGAAAATATCCTGATTGCATCTCCATACATTAAAGTTGACCAGCTGGAAAAAGAGCTTATAGCTTTGCAGTTTCAGAGAAAGTTTGCAGATGGTTCTCCTGACTGGATTGTTGATGCATTCACAGCAGGATTATTAGATTTAAAACCCGGCTCAGCGAAAGGAAGCATAGCCCTGAAGGAATTTAAGGGGAAGTTGACCGAAGATGAACTAAAAAACTTTCTTATTAATGTATACCAGGCGGATTCTCTGAATGCAGGAAAGCTGGACAAGCTTTTAGGTAATGCTAAAGGTCTTCAAACACAATTTTTCACGATGAATATCAAAAACGAAGCACCGCTTGTCCCGTTGTATTTTCAGGAAGAAAAGAAGCTATGGGTGTCTGGTGCTGAGAAGGCAAGCATTAGTTTATTATATAGGGATGGGAAGGTTTTTCTTCCATTTACTGCCGCGATGCAGGCATTGGGATATGAAGTGAAGATTCTATCCGGCGAGGAAACGATGCTTGTGTCAAAAGGGAATAACAGTTATCGGTTCTATTTGAATAAAAATGTCTTTATCTATAATGAAGAAGACTATGGATTGCTAATAAATCCATTAACCAGGCAAAACGGAACTGTATGGATGGAAATCCAATGGTTTAAAGCACTTTTCGGAGTGACTGCGGAAGAAAGAGAAGGCGGGATTCACCTGACGCCCTAA
- a CDS encoding DUF7147 family protein: MIQRFIEIGEGYSDIYELIEIARANKHRLSHMAAFHTSINNREMTSLAVILKPTDPGGFQPLYICREGIPNPNSVPNKRYDLFEDAAKELNKEIIQLTVKPSAIFNEKELYYQYLIGILRLNHFIAPLR, translated from the coding sequence TTGATACAGCGTTTTATAGAAATTGGCGAGGGATACTCAGATATTTATGAATTAATTGAAATTGCGCGGGCGAACAAGCATCGCTTGTCCCACATGGCTGCATTCCATACGAGCATCAATAATAGAGAAATGACATCCCTGGCAGTTATATTGAAGCCGACAGACCCTGGAGGATTTCAGCCGTTATATATTTGCCGTGAAGGGATACCGAATCCAAACTCAGTGCCTAATAAAAGGTATGATTTATTCGAGGATGCTGCGAAAGAGCTGAATAAAGAAATTATTCAGCTGACAGTAAAGCCTTCTGCTATTTTTAATGAAAAGGAATTATATTATCAATATTTGATTGGAATATTAAGGCTTAATCATTTTATTGCACCTTTGCGATAA
- a CDS encoding YlbG family protein, whose translation MLGQRQGIIVWLYSLKQAKMLRRFGNVHYVSKRLKYVVLYCDLADTETIMEKINSYSFVKKVEPSYKPFLKTEFENSKPDKAKEYDYKMGI comes from the coding sequence ATGCTTGGTCAAAGGCAAGGAATAATCGTATGGCTTTATTCTTTAAAGCAGGCAAAAATGTTAAGAAGATTTGGAAATGTTCATTATGTTTCAAAACGGCTCAAATATGTAGTGCTATACTGTGATCTTGCCGATACGGAAACAATTATGGAGAAGATAAATTCATATTCTTTTGTTAAAAAAGTGGAACCATCCTATAAGCCGTTCCTAAAAACGGAATTTGAAAATTCCAAACCGGACAAGGCTAAAGAATATGATTATAAGATGGGAATATAA
- a CDS encoding YlbF family regulator yields MLATLERMAILDKADELAAMITESEEAEHYRKSLYKLKNSRETQRKIQDFIKMKELYEEVQRFGKYHPEYKRVMMSIRELKRDMDMDIHVAEFRRAENGLQNLLDEVSMLIGRSVSEHIKVPTGNPFFESSCGGGCGSGGSCGCS; encoded by the coding sequence TTGCTTGCTACATTAGAAAGAATGGCTATTTTGGACAAAGCTGACGAACTTGCAGCGATGATTACAGAATCTGAAGAAGCGGAACATTACCGTAAAAGTTTATATAAATTAAAGAACAGCCGTGAAACTCAAAGGAAGATACAGGATTTTATCAAAATGAAAGAACTGTATGAAGAAGTTCAGCGATTTGGTAAATATCATCCAGAGTATAAGAGGGTGATGATGTCAATTAGGGAGCTAAAGCGCGACATGGACATGGATATCCATGTAGCGGAATTCAGAAGAGCAGAGAACGGCCTGCAAAACCTCCTGGATGAGGTAAGCATGCTGATAGGACGTTCTGTGTCTGAACATATTAAAGTTCCCACCGGCAATCCTTTCTTTGAATCAAGCTGCGGAGGAGGCTGCGGTTCTGGAGGCAGCTGTGGCTGTTCTTAG